One segment of Terriglobales bacterium DNA contains the following:
- a CDS encoding thioesterase family protein, protein MKETLRPGLTHEFRFRVPENKTVPYLYPEAAEFQVMPRVLATGFMVGLLEWACIQAINPHLDWPNEQSVGTDVKFSHTAATPPGMTVTVRVKLESVEGRKLTFTVSADDGLDTISTGTHERFVIDAAKFNSKLAAKAERAAAAGAR, encoded by the coding sequence ATGAAAGAAACCCTGCGCCCCGGGCTGACTCACGAGTTCCGCTTCCGTGTGCCGGAGAACAAGACCGTGCCCTACCTTTACCCGGAAGCGGCGGAATTCCAGGTGATGCCGCGCGTGCTGGCCACCGGGTTCATGGTCGGCTTGCTGGAGTGGGCGTGCATCCAGGCCATCAACCCGCACCTCGATTGGCCCAACGAGCAGTCGGTCGGCACCGACGTCAAGTTCAGCCACACGGCCGCCACTCCTCCCGGCATGACCGTCACCGTCCGGGTGAAACTCGAGAGTGTAGAAGGACGCAAGCTGACCTTCACCGTCAGCGCCGACGACGGTCTCGACACCATCTCCACCGGCACCCATGAGCGCTTCGTGATCGACGCCGCCAAGTTCAACAGTAAGCTGGCCGCCAAGGCAGAACGCGCCGCCGCAGCCGGCGCCAGGTGA
- a CDS encoding ABC transporter permease, with protein MWRELLTQAWVALRRSPTRSLLTMLGIVWGIVAVTLLIAYGGGFRTVLVRSFEKFGKSVVVAWPGQTSEQPGGERAGRVVRFEQADVEFIKATAPLVKQACLETVKWTDISYGDRLANVPIRGVCPEYGEMRNELPSQGRWLTSADGLERRRVVFLGGRLYRQLFGTKPPVGEEVHIMGVRFTVVGIMERKLQLSNYFGPDDKSAFIPYSSASDLWDAKYGRVIVFTPVAPQFEKKAMDQMRAAVATRQGWSPTDRRAIQMFGREEFRPVIDGITIGLEVLLTFIGALTLGIGGVGVMNIMLVSVDERIREIGLRRALGARKWHIRAQFLAEALLLMLLGGAIGILLSYAISAVVGTLPMLGALFKDDSGAGDIRLHISAQTVLISSLILLLVGLVSGMVPAVRASRLDPVTALRYE; from the coding sequence ATGTGGCGCGAACTCCTGACCCAGGCCTGGGTGGCGCTGCGCCGCAGTCCGACTCGCAGCCTGCTGACCATGCTCGGCATCGTGTGGGGCATCGTGGCGGTCACCCTGCTGATCGCCTACGGCGGCGGCTTCCGCACCGTGCTGGTGCGCAGCTTCGAAAAATTCGGCAAGAGCGTGGTCGTCGCCTGGCCGGGACAGACCAGTGAACAGCCGGGCGGGGAGCGCGCCGGCCGCGTCGTGCGCTTCGAGCAAGCCGACGTCGAATTCATCAAGGCCACCGCGCCCCTGGTCAAGCAGGCTTGCCTGGAGACCGTAAAGTGGACTGACATCTCCTACGGGGACCGCCTGGCCAACGTGCCCATCCGCGGCGTCTGCCCGGAGTACGGCGAGATGCGCAACGAGCTTCCCAGCCAGGGCCGCTGGCTCACCTCCGCCGACGGCCTCGAGCGCCGCCGCGTCGTCTTCCTCGGCGGACGGCTCTACCGCCAGCTCTTCGGCACCAAGCCGCCGGTCGGCGAGGAGGTCCACATCATGGGCGTGCGCTTCACCGTGGTCGGGATCATGGAGCGCAAGCTGCAACTCTCGAACTACTTCGGCCCCGACGACAAGTCGGCCTTCATCCCTTACTCCAGCGCCTCCGATCTGTGGGACGCCAAGTACGGACGCGTGATCGTTTTCACCCCGGTGGCGCCGCAGTTCGAGAAGAAGGCCATGGACCAGATGCGCGCCGCCGTGGCCACCCGCCAGGGCTGGTCCCCCACCGACCGCCGCGCCATCCAGATGTTCGGCCGCGAGGAGTTCCGGCCGGTGATCGACGGCATCACCATCGGCCTGGAGGTGCTGCTGACCTTCATCGGGGCGCTCACCCTGGGCATCGGCGGCGTGGGCGTGATGAACATCATGCTGGTCTCGGTGGACGAGCGCATCCGCGAGATCGGCCTGCGCCGAGCCTTGGGCGCGCGCAAGTGGCACATCCGCGCCCAATTCCTCGCTGAGGCCCTGTTGCTCATGCTGCTGGGCGGGGCCATCGGCATCCTGCTCTCCTACGCCATCTCGGCGGTGGTCGGCACGCTGCCCATGTTGGGGGCGCTGTTCAAAGACGACTCCGGCGCCGGCGACATCCGCTTGCACATCTCGGCGCAGACCGTGCTGATCTCCAGCCTCATCCTGCTGCTGGTCGGCCTGGTGAGCGGCATGGTGCCGGCCGTCCGCGCCTCTCGCCTCGACCCGGTCACCGCGCTGCGCTACGAATAG